One Thermoanaerobacter pseudethanolicus ATCC 33223 DNA window includes the following coding sequences:
- a CDS encoding formate--tetrahydrofolate ligase produces the protein MKSDIEIAQEAKMLHIREVAKKLDIEEDYLEYYGKYKAKISPALSEKIKDRKDGKLILVTAITPTPAGEGKTTLTVGLGQALAKIGKKAMIALREPSLGPCMGIKGGAAGGGYSQVVPMEDINLHFTGDLHAITAAHNLLAAMIDNHIHHGNELNIDIRAITWKRAMDMNDRALREIIVGLGGKANGFPRQDGFIITVASEVMAILCLAQDLMDLKRRIGDIIVAYDKDGNPVTARDLKADGAMTVLLKDAIKPNLVQTIENVPAFVHGGPFANIAHGCNSLIATKYGLKLADYLVTEAGFGADLGAEKFFDIKSRFGGLTPNAAVIVATVKALKMHGGVKKEHLQKEDVEAVRRGIENLEKQVENVRKFGVPVVVALNRFVFDTEREIEEVRKACEEMGVDMAVAEVWEKGGEGGIELAEKVVKACETPSNFHVLYDETLPIKDKLHIIATEIYGADGVEYTASALKDIANLERLGFDKMPIVVAKTQYSLSDDPKLLGRPRGFKITVRELRVSRGAGFIVALTGDIMTMPGLPKHPAAENIDIDENGRITGLF, from the coding sequence ATGAAATCTGATATTGAAATAGCTCAAGAAGCGAAAATGCTACATATAAGGGAGGTTGCAAAAAAGTTAGACATTGAGGAAGACTACCTAGAATACTACGGCAAGTATAAAGCAAAAATTTCTCCTGCGTTATCGGAGAAAATAAAGGACAGAAAAGATGGTAAGCTTATTCTTGTCACAGCGATAACTCCCACCCCTGCAGGCGAGGGTAAGACTACACTTACTGTAGGATTAGGACAGGCTCTTGCTAAAATAGGTAAAAAAGCCATGATAGCTTTAAGAGAGCCCTCATTAGGACCTTGTATGGGAATAAAAGGTGGAGCGGCTGGGGGAGGATATTCTCAAGTTGTACCTATGGAGGACATAAATTTGCACTTTACAGGAGATTTACATGCGATTACTGCTGCTCATAATTTATTGGCTGCTATGATTGACAATCACATCCATCATGGAAATGAACTTAATATTGACATAAGGGCTATTACATGGAAAAGAGCTATGGACATGAATGATAGGGCTTTAAGAGAAATAATAGTAGGGCTTGGAGGAAAAGCAAATGGCTTTCCGCGGCAAGACGGATTTATAATAACAGTTGCCTCAGAAGTAATGGCGATTTTATGTCTAGCTCAAGACTTGATGGATCTGAAAAGAAGAATTGGTGATATAATAGTGGCTTATGATAAAGATGGCAATCCTGTAACTGCAAGAGATTTAAAAGCCGATGGAGCTATGACAGTCTTATTAAAAGATGCTATAAAGCCTAATTTAGTACAAACGATTGAAAACGTTCCAGCATTTGTTCACGGAGGACCTTTTGCAAATATTGCTCATGGATGCAATAGCTTAATTGCCACTAAATATGGTTTAAAATTGGCAGATTATTTGGTCACAGAGGCAGGCTTTGGTGCGGATTTAGGAGCTGAAAAATTCTTTGACATAAAGTCAAGGTTTGGAGGACTAACACCCAATGCAGCCGTCATAGTAGCGACTGTAAAAGCTTTAAAGATGCATGGAGGAGTTAAAAAGGAACACTTACAAAAAGAAGATGTGGAAGCAGTAAGAAGAGGAATAGAAAATCTTGAAAAGCAAGTTGAAAATGTGAGGAAATTTGGAGTACCAGTGGTTGTAGCTCTCAACAGGTTTGTTTTTGATACTGAAAGGGAAATTGAAGAGGTAAGAAAGGCCTGCGAAGAAATGGGAGTAGATATGGCAGTAGCGGAAGTTTGGGAAAAAGGAGGGGAAGGCGGAATAGAGTTAGCTGAAAAAGTTGTGAAAGCTTGTGAGACACCTTCCAACTTCCACGTTTTGTATGATGAAACACTTCCAATTAAAGATAAATTGCACATAATTGCAACAGAAATATATGGAGCTGATGGAGTAGAATATACTGCTTCTGCTCTTAAAGATATAGCAAACCTTGAAAGACTAGGCTTTGACAAGATGCCAATAGTTGTAGCAAAAACTCAATATTCTCTTTCAGATGACCCAAAACTTTTAGGCCGTCCGAGAGGGTTTAAGATAACAGTAAGAGAATTGAGAGTTTCAAGAGGTGCAGGGTTTATTGTGGCTCTGACAGGGGATATAATGACAATGCCAGGACTTCCAAAACATCCTGCAGCAGAAAACATAGACATTGATGAAAATGGAAGAATAACAGGGCTGTTTTGA